The following coding sequences lie in one Novipirellula aureliae genomic window:
- a CDS encoding sulfotransferase family protein: MTSKLISSQKIFIVGVGRSGTSLLQSMLAAHSQIGFLPETGFFRRFIASRKGEVVSGESFRSKLLDDKKLQRIESLIEHVNAADSKNPALTFYESLFRAFPGKACVGDKDPKCIEFLPAIGAIWPDAKILHIVRDPRDVLCSKKKAAWSKGRSLFFYLLAGRSQLLLAKKAEACLLESQLFQIHYEHLIDSPEDALKPICDWLGVRFELDMLEFASAAKKLVANDELEWKKETFGPLLKDNANKWMSELTAFEIYATELSIFSAMDSIPYEKSLKSSTLNLWKRSAAKLLALAVCFCAWLYALKREHTNRKLAQRYA, from the coding sequence ATGACATCAAAATTAATTTCTTCACAAAAGATATTTATCGTAGGTGTTGGCAGGTCCGGCACTTCGCTACTTCAATCTATGTTGGCTGCACATTCTCAGATTGGATTTCTGCCTGAAACTGGCTTCTTTCGACGTTTCATCGCTTCCAGAAAAGGTGAAGTTGTTTCGGGGGAGTCGTTTCGAAGCAAACTGTTAGATGACAAGAAATTGCAACGAATAGAATCGCTAATTGAACATGTAAATGCGGCTGACTCAAAAAATCCAGCGCTCACCTTTTACGAATCCCTGTTCCGTGCCTTTCCTGGAAAGGCGTGTGTTGGAGACAAGGATCCCAAATGCATTGAGTTTTTACCGGCTATTGGAGCAATATGGCCTGACGCGAAAATACTTCATATTGTACGAGACCCAAGAGACGTTCTTTGCTCTAAAAAGAAGGCTGCTTGGTCAAAGGGCAGAAGTCTTTTCTTCTATCTTCTAGCTGGACGTTCGCAACTCCTGCTTGCAAAAAAAGCGGAAGCGTGCTTACTTGAATCTCAATTATTTCAAATCCATTATGAACATTTAATTGATTCGCCAGAGGATGCGCTTAAACCAATCTGTGACTGGCTCGGAGTTCGATTCGAATTAGATATGCTGGAATTCGCATCGGCGGCCAAAAAACTAGTCGCCAACGACGAACTTGAATGGAAAAAAGAAACCTTCGGTCCTTTGCTAAAAGACAATGCAAACAAATGGATGTCTGAGTTGACTGCGTTTGAAATCTATGCAACGGAGCTATCAATATTTTCCGCGATGGACTCGATTCCTTACGAGAAGTCTTTGAAATCCAGCACGCTAAATTTATGGAAACGTAGTGCAGCCAAACTACTTGCGTTAGCCGTTTGCTTCTGCGCATGGCTTTACGCATTGAAACGGGAACATACAAATCGCAAGTTGGCGCAACGATATGCTTGA
- a CDS encoding O-antigen ligase family protein, translating to MLLAFAFASWKRPGVAIGLVFTMFGVEQFFQTRSAIFLDRSSLVNLGVGIVTAFAAFCWLSRNEFRFNLDKTQAAAILLILFSQASRFWTIAPEEFAQYYGRAPLPYYVLYLLVAPILSQSKNGIRDGVQAAIYIGVPLVIVISFFVEWHVRGISLARPVMHHGSLKWFTPPLALADTASYIAIFCVILRPKNSLWKMVHLATFALACNIVFRTQSRGQLVSLAVVILTFYPIANQVSQARTYLLTLAGFIAGGLVLYLTFSFLGLGEVNRWNEVSMRRGFEGRAEMVMLLFKAWSESDFFHLLFGLGSAAGWKTSGFDVHNLSVEILGELGIIGFSIYLYICVQAFSNAIKIIGKLKHYPEMRREAVILIALFTYSCILSLKSVALFSTAPLMFFFAIALSQLEKHSREFTFERIRWKQLLSVT from the coding sequence GTGCTTTTAGCTTTTGCATTTGCATCTTGGAAACGCCCCGGCGTTGCCATCGGTTTAGTTTTCACCATGTTTGGTGTTGAACAGTTTTTCCAAACACGCAGTGCAATCTTTTTGGATCGCTCGTCTTTAGTAAATCTGGGAGTGGGTATTGTTACCGCGTTTGCAGCCTTCTGCTGGCTTAGCCGCAACGAGTTCCGGTTCAATCTCGATAAAACTCAGGCCGCAGCTATATTGCTGATACTATTTTCTCAAGCAAGCCGGTTTTGGACAATCGCGCCTGAGGAATTTGCACAGTACTACGGCCGTGCGCCCTTGCCATACTACGTTCTTTACTTGCTAGTCGCACCCATTCTCAGCCAGAGTAAAAATGGGATACGAGACGGAGTTCAGGCAGCGATCTACATCGGGGTTCCATTGGTGATTGTGATTTCGTTTTTTGTTGAATGGCATGTCCGAGGAATCTCTCTTGCCAGGCCTGTTATGCATCACGGTTCGCTGAAATGGTTCACACCGCCTTTGGCTCTCGCCGATACGGCATCGTATATCGCAATTTTCTGTGTCATTTTAAGACCGAAAAATTCATTGTGGAAGATGGTCCATTTAGCGACCTTTGCTTTGGCCTGTAACATTGTTTTCCGGACTCAGTCTCGAGGACAATTAGTTTCGTTGGCTGTCGTGATACTAACGTTTTATCCAATCGCAAATCAGGTAAGCCAGGCCAGAACGTATCTGCTCACCCTTGCAGGTTTCATAGCTGGCGGTTTGGTCCTATACCTTACTTTCTCATTTCTAGGTTTGGGAGAAGTAAACCGTTGGAATGAGGTAAGCATGCGTAGAGGATTCGAAGGCCGTGCTGAAATGGTCATGTTACTGTTCAAGGCATGGTCCGAGAGCGATTTTTTCCACCTACTATTTGGTCTGGGTTCAGCGGCTGGATGGAAAACGAGTGGATTCGATGTTCATAACTTGTCTGTAGAGATTCTCGGGGAACTGGGAATCATCGGATTTTCGATATATCTATATATCTGTGTTCAAGCCTTCTCAAATGCTATTAAGATTATAGGGAAGCTTAAGCACTATCCCGAAATGCGGCGTGAGGCCGTTATTCTAATAGCTTTATTTACCTACAGCTGTATTCTAAGTCTGAAGAGTGTTGCCCTTTTTTCAACAGCTCCGCTGATGTTTTTCTTTGCAATTGCACTGAGTCAACTGGAAAAACATAGTCGCGAGTTCACCTTCGAACGAATCCGCTGGAAACAACTGCTGTCTGTTACGTAA
- a CDS encoding glycosyltransferase, whose product MRVLVFEHSFKVGGHRLPYASKTASAFEGSDVLVALPSQLSGDESICRYFKHENVHFYEANPTSGALSNAIEAGRCLVRLVKRVRPDLVVIPTADGLATMLGMMNLLKLNGCLRQINIDACLMKPQIGRPTTSMLRNWTNQLKWWITTKGPWQRLLLIDPLAWSAVKNSKASRIFLCPDPVPTQFVFDKTEARLALGLPSAGRMIVSVGGQDRRKGTDLLLRAFEVARFADQDRLVLIGKISDEIRPQIQVIQQNSVLANRLIIIDRYISEDEFQQAIIASDLVAMPYRSTDRPSGIACRCLAWGRPVIATNSGWLKWVVDDLGAGFAADPLESKEFANMLEHALDQCDRFSLTTKGQSFVEYNSEQNYAKVWRNEATRLQSFFCSANGQSVSSQW is encoded by the coding sequence ATGAGAGTCTTGGTTTTTGAGCATTCGTTTAAAGTTGGTGGACACAGACTCCCCTACGCTTCCAAGACCGCAAGTGCGTTTGAGGGATCGGATGTCCTTGTTGCATTGCCTTCTCAGTTGTCAGGGGATGAGTCTATTTGCCGTTACTTCAAACATGAGAATGTTCATTTTTATGAGGCCAATCCGACATCGGGGGCATTGAGTAACGCAATCGAAGCCGGCAGATGTTTGGTTAGACTTGTCAAACGAGTTCGTCCAGATTTGGTTGTCATCCCGACCGCCGATGGACTTGCTACGATGCTTGGAATGATGAACCTATTGAAGTTGAATGGTTGCCTCCGACAAATCAACATAGATGCTTGTTTAATGAAGCCACAGATCGGACGACCAACGACTTCGATGCTTCGCAATTGGACCAACCAACTCAAATGGTGGATCACCACTAAGGGCCCGTGGCAAAGGTTACTTCTGATTGATCCCTTGGCTTGGTCAGCGGTTAAAAACTCAAAAGCGAGTCGCATTTTTCTATGTCCTGATCCTGTTCCAACGCAATTTGTCTTTGATAAAACCGAAGCGAGATTAGCATTGGGCTTACCGTCGGCTGGGCGGATGATTGTTTCGGTTGGCGGACAGGATCGCCGAAAAGGAACCGACTTGCTACTACGCGCATTCGAAGTCGCCAGGTTCGCCGACCAGGACCGACTGGTACTGATCGGAAAAATATCTGATGAGATTCGCCCTCAGATCCAGGTGATTCAACAAAACTCCGTTTTGGCGAATCGGCTAATTATCATCGATCGGTACATATCGGAGGACGAGTTTCAGCAGGCAATCATAGCAAGCGATCTCGTTGCGATGCCCTATCGAAGTACTGATCGTCCGTCTGGGATTGCTTGCCGATGCTTGGCATGGGGTCGACCTGTGATTGCTACAAATAGCGGTTGGTTGAAATGGGTTGTTGACGACTTAGGGGCTGGATTTGCAGCAGACCCATTGGAATCAAAAGAATTCGCAAACATGTTGGAACATGCTCTTGATCAATGTGACAGATTTTCGCTTACGACTAAAGGTCAGAGCTTTGTTGAATACAACTCAGAGCAGAACTATGCCAAAGTGTGGAGAAATGAAGCAACCCGTTTACAATCCTTCTTTTGCTCGGCAAACGGTCAATCCGTTTCATCACAATGGTAG
- a CDS encoding glycosyltransferase family 4 protein codes for MKIVYTHQVCLHYKIPFLRLLKSNHGHDVFGIFGQSHWKQSKFRSVSDIPDIHYQLLPTIDLYLPYRKRYAHVFWNPTLKRTLQTIQPDVVITGPSNFPNNSAIASYCNKYNIPYIWHGLGSMYSTDSIVRKFMNKRVRKFIQGAAGGLAFNTDSKRYYVEKYDVDSCSIQIAPNVVDTEKVYSDRILYSEQVAHLKKELNLEGCKVILFVGAIDPVKKLDVLLEAFKKIKFEGNYKTKLLIVGDGTLTSKMKDLCGELGITDSVVFVGKKIIDVNLYYMLGDVFVMPGLGGLAISHAMAHGLPVITAPADGTEKDIIQDGINGFLLDNGQGAEAIAMYLTQLLNDDELLKKMSNSARHSIEKTFNIKNTVSIFDKLVSQVALSR; via the coding sequence ATGAAAATCGTTTACACGCACCAAGTATGTCTTCATTATAAAATTCCTTTCCTACGATTACTGAAATCAAATCACGGACATGATGTATTTGGTATCTTCGGTCAATCTCATTGGAAACAAAGTAAGTTTCGTTCGGTAAGCGATATTCCTGACATTCACTATCAATTATTGCCAACAATTGATCTGTACCTTCCTTATCGCAAGCGATATGCCCATGTTTTTTGGAACCCCACTCTAAAGAGAACTCTTCAAACCATTCAACCTGACGTTGTGATCACTGGGCCAAGCAATTTTCCCAATAATAGTGCGATTGCGAGTTATTGTAACAAGTACAACATTCCCTACATCTGGCACGGATTAGGTAGTATGTACTCCACGGATTCGATCGTTAGGAAATTCATGAACAAGCGGGTACGCAAGTTCATTCAAGGGGCGGCTGGCGGTCTCGCATTCAACACAGATTCGAAAAGATACTATGTTGAAAAATACGATGTGGATTCATGTTCGATTCAAATTGCTCCGAATGTTGTAGATACCGAAAAGGTTTATTCTGATCGAATATTGTACAGTGAGCAAGTTGCACATCTTAAGAAGGAATTGAATCTAGAGGGCTGTAAAGTAATCCTCTTTGTTGGGGCTATAGACCCCGTGAAAAAACTGGATGTACTGCTAGAAGCGTTTAAAAAAATCAAATTTGAAGGGAACTATAAGACTAAACTGCTGATCGTTGGCGACGGAACGCTCACATCTAAAATGAAAGATCTTTGTGGTGAATTAGGAATAACCGATTCGGTAGTTTTTGTTGGGAAAAAAATAATTGATGTGAACTTGTATTATATGCTCGGCGATGTGTTCGTTATGCCCGGTTTAGGCGGTCTGGCGATAAGTCACGCAATGGCGCATGGTCTACCAGTCATTACCGCTCCAGCGGATGGTACAGAGAAAGACATAATTCAAGACGGCATCAATGGCTTTTTGCTAGATAACGGTCAGGGCGCTGAAGCCATCGCAATGTATCTGACCCAATTATTGAATGACGATGAGTTGCTCAAAAAGATGTCTAATTCTGCAAGGCACTCCATTGAAAAGACGTTTAACATCAAAAACACCGTCTCCATTTTTGACAAACTTGTTTCACAAGTTGCTCTTTCACGATGA
- a CDS encoding asparagine synthase-related protein — MNNLHTFVPPSFVCMLQTKVVGAAENIISEFMDETSQKPEITISNQADMVIIAASQGCHVASDSTRGLTAILHGELYMNAGANHAAFALQQLADQGESFAAKLNGSFVLLIISEHEPFVRIITDRLNSRRAFHSFDGNRHWISSSIHWHPTDSLPVNPVGIAHLLASGSMQNFHTPFEGVRVLEQASIHVFDHDGLHSSRYWTLHFERGENGSDECVLLDELADIVTESVRVRLFDDPCSWVSLSGGYDSRLITQLLANENADVRNFSYKISNAELNTESDGFLASEWSELLGQPHLFTNAYHGDQLQALQRNADLGLGMLNFCGEIDSWFELAKAFDPARTNAVFAGDTVFGFQWDIEIDCVEDALRTVHVYGIGELGPLKHVVPQHTWNTFSECLPDELQTIFNRVPKDVDLITAKDYLYIDQRLPNTILAWRTIVSDYFAPVRNPFVDNRLLDFIGRVPVSFRRDRGVYLQMIQKFYPQVTNFRRAKSSGCLQEWRKEYARFCDPLVDWLRTSDSKLDPLIPPDAIVRLLKDLGTWRHSPYSPRTLPSRLILKTIKGTKIGNRIQRRFPTAGMKHLLNRIIPLRAFLGTPIIRP, encoded by the coding sequence ATGAACAATCTGCATACGTTTGTACCACCTTCCTTTGTTTGCATGCTCCAAACGAAAGTTGTCGGTGCAGCTGAGAATATTATCAGCGAATTCATGGATGAGACATCCCAAAAGCCAGAGATCACCATATCCAATCAGGCTGACATGGTGATCATCGCAGCCTCGCAGGGTTGTCATGTGGCCTCGGATTCCACACGTGGGCTAACCGCGATTCTTCACGGCGAGCTGTATATGAATGCGGGGGCGAACCACGCAGCATTTGCGCTTCAGCAGCTGGCGGACCAAGGTGAATCCTTCGCAGCGAAGTTGAACGGTTCTTTTGTTCTGTTGATAATCTCGGAACATGAGCCGTTCGTTCGTATCATCACCGATAGGCTCAATTCTCGTCGAGCGTTTCACAGCTTTGATGGTAATCGCCACTGGATCTCCAGTTCTATTCACTGGCACCCCACTGATTCACTACCGGTAAATCCAGTCGGCATTGCCCATTTGTTAGCAAGTGGTTCGATGCAAAATTTCCATACCCCTTTCGAAGGGGTGCGAGTCCTCGAACAGGCTTCGATTCACGTTTTCGACCATGACGGACTTCACTCAAGTCGCTACTGGACATTGCATTTTGAACGGGGCGAGAACGGTTCCGATGAATGCGTCCTGCTGGATGAACTGGCCGATATTGTCACTGAATCGGTTCGTGTACGCCTGTTTGATGATCCCTGTAGTTGGGTTTCCCTCAGCGGTGGGTACGACTCGCGTTTGATCACCCAATTGCTGGCCAACGAAAACGCCGACGTACGAAATTTTTCTTACAAGATTAGCAATGCCGAATTGAACACAGAGTCGGATGGTTTCCTCGCGAGCGAATGGAGTGAGTTATTAGGACAGCCTCACCTGTTCACAAACGCCTACCATGGCGATCAGCTACAGGCTTTACAGCGTAACGCTGACTTGGGGCTGGGGATGTTGAACTTCTGCGGAGAAATTGACTCGTGGTTTGAACTTGCGAAGGCCTTTGATCCAGCAAGAACAAATGCAGTTTTTGCTGGAGACACAGTTTTTGGATTTCAATGGGACATTGAAATCGACTGCGTTGAGGATGCATTGCGGACGGTTCATGTTTACGGTATTGGCGAGCTCGGACCGCTCAAACATGTTGTTCCTCAACATACGTGGAATACGTTTTCCGAATGTCTACCGGACGAACTGCAAACCATTTTCAATCGAGTCCCAAAGGATGTTGACCTGATCACTGCCAAGGATTACCTGTACATCGATCAGCGATTGCCAAATACGATTTTGGCGTGGCGAACGATCGTGTCTGACTATTTTGCACCGGTCCGAAATCCGTTCGTCGACAACCGGCTACTTGATTTCATCGGACGGGTTCCCGTTTCCTTCCGACGAGATCGCGGGGTCTATCTCCAGATGATCCAAAAATTCTACCCTCAGGTAACCAACTTCCGCAGGGCAAAAAGCAGCGGTTGCCTTCAGGAATGGCGGAAAGAATATGCCCGGTTCTGTGATCCGCTTGTGGATTGGTTGAGAACCAGCGATAGCAAACTGGATCCTCTGATACCGCCGGATGCGATCGTCCGTCTGCTAAAGGACTTGGGAACCTGGCGGCACAGCCCTTACTCGCCACGAACCTTGCCATCGCGTCTGATTCTCAAGACCATAAAAGGCACGAAGATCGGGAATCGCATTCAACGAAGATTTCCCACCGCCGGCATGAAGCATCTTCTGAATCGCATCATCCCCTTACGGGCATTTCTTGGAACCCCTATTATTCGTCCCTAG
- a CDS encoding glycosyltransferase family 4 protein: MKILFYCHYFPPEVNAPATRTYQHARRWVEAGHEVTVVTCAPNCPDGVVFDGYRNRFFRQVETVDGIQVVRVWTYVAANKGTLPRIANYVSYQVSALLATLRLSRPDVVVATSPQFFCGWAGVWASRLKWRPFVLEIRDIWPESIAAVGAMKKGIATRFLEWLELRMYRAADRIVAVGTGYRDNVARKVPEMADKISVITNGVDASSFHPQPRDDEFLNQYGLAGKFICSYVGTIGMAHGLEVVIKAAKKLQASQRDDIAFLIAGDGAHREPLQAMALEQGVEKQVVFTGRLPKEQMPKVLASSNCCLVHLKGTELFGTVIPSKIFETMAMERPIIMAVKGPAREIVMEAGGGEPMIPDDEEDLLRIVINMADHPEGTAAKAKHARQYVLEHFNRDRLATEMRKVVESVANQS; the protein is encoded by the coding sequence ATGAAAATACTTTTCTACTGTCATTACTTTCCTCCCGAGGTTAACGCTCCGGCGACTCGGACTTATCAACATGCTCGGCGCTGGGTTGAGGCCGGGCATGAGGTGACCGTTGTGACTTGCGCTCCCAATTGTCCTGATGGGGTTGTCTTTGATGGTTATCGAAATCGCTTTTTTCGACAAGTCGAAACGGTTGACGGTATTCAGGTCGTCCGTGTCTGGACCTACGTTGCTGCCAATAAGGGAACACTACCTCGGATCGCCAACTACGTGAGTTACCAAGTCAGTGCATTGTTGGCCACGCTCCGTTTATCTCGTCCTGACGTCGTTGTTGCGACCAGTCCCCAGTTCTTTTGCGGTTGGGCAGGCGTGTGGGCTTCTCGCTTAAAATGGCGTCCGTTCGTGTTGGAAATTCGCGATATCTGGCCTGAATCGATCGCTGCTGTCGGTGCGATGAAGAAAGGTATCGCTACGCGATTCTTGGAATGGCTCGAGCTTCGTATGTACCGTGCTGCTGACCGTATCGTTGCCGTCGGTACTGGCTATCGTGATAACGTTGCTCGCAAAGTGCCTGAGATGGCGGACAAAATTTCGGTCATTACCAATGGTGTCGATGCATCGAGTTTTCATCCGCAACCACGCGACGACGAATTCTTGAATCAGTACGGCTTAGCGGGTAAGTTCATTTGTAGTTACGTCGGAACGATCGGCATGGCGCACGGATTGGAAGTTGTCATTAAGGCAGCAAAAAAGTTGCAGGCGTCGCAACGCGATGATATCGCGTTCTTAATCGCAGGTGATGGAGCACATCGCGAACCGTTGCAGGCGATGGCATTGGAACAAGGCGTTGAGAAACAAGTTGTCTTTACCGGTCGCCTGCCCAAAGAGCAAATGCCAAAGGTGCTGGCCAGTTCCAATTGTTGCTTGGTGCACCTAAAAGGAACCGAACTGTTTGGCACGGTTATCCCATCCAAAATTTTTGAGACGATGGCGATGGAACGGCCCATTATCATGGCGGTCAAAGGACCAGCACGTGAGATCGTGATGGAGGCGGGAGGTGGCGAGCCGATGATTCCAGACGACGAAGAGGATTTGCTTCGAATTGTAATCAATATGGCCGATCACCCAGAGGGTACTGCAGCGAAGGCAAAGCACGCTCGTCAGTATGTACTGGAGCATTTCAATCGTGACCGATTGGCAACCGAGATGCGAAAGGTTGTGGAGTCGGTGGCTAACCAATCGTAG
- a CDS encoding heparinase II/III family protein, which produces MTSCRIRDESVATLSMMADRRLGLWPSRQNPEMLRQMSEGTFRFLNLSKSLVADGKGDQPRIDWHPDAPRLWRFHLHYHESLLELASLVGPESAWAIVRSWLDDPANQTPTVDPDAWHPFCISQRLPVWLMLASRYDVPMDVASGFWQSVGEQVDWLWNHLEWDLGGNHLLENLRALAIAHMALESESAIRSNKLYKWIDRELSNQILSSGEHFERTPTYHAIMTLAVQEIADSLQQLAVGDLAESSQSTAKQMAEFLQAILHPDGQIPLLGDSVFEETPNPRILCSDIFHSVGEVAETSQYAASELSASPATNDDYWVWRSSDQQDFLLFDVGAVACDHLPAHGHADLLGIEASVAGHRFLVDTGTYDYEDTPLRQASRSTLSHNTVTIDGEDQCDVWSRFRMGRRGHVRWKKTGRVELAEGHQAKWCMAAHDAYKFLGITETVRAVIAIENHDRGTNWLIADWFIGRGIHDLVSTLQIEPDWKATIQISGDVICEHPGLDFKPQIRMLTAGELTIEPGVYCPDFGVALPNESIVAETNCVEREPIGWLISPDGSNPGLEISLADDHLVVTHANDSHEILRISIS; this is translated from the coding sequence GTGACTTCTTGCCGTATTCGTGACGAGTCGGTTGCGACGTTGTCGATGATGGCGGACCGGCGACTAGGTCTGTGGCCGTCACGTCAGAACCCTGAAATGCTTCGCCAGATGAGCGAAGGGACGTTCCGGTTTTTGAATCTTTCAAAGTCGTTGGTCGCTGACGGCAAGGGCGACCAGCCGCGAATCGACTGGCATCCTGATGCCCCTCGTCTGTGGCGATTCCATCTTCATTATCACGAATCACTTTTAGAGTTGGCCTCTCTTGTCGGCCCCGAGTCCGCTTGGGCGATCGTTCGCAGTTGGTTGGACGATCCCGCGAATCAGACTCCCACCGTCGATCCTGATGCGTGGCATCCCTTCTGTATCTCCCAACGATTGCCCGTTTGGTTGATGTTGGCTAGTAGGTATGATGTACCCATGGACGTGGCATCTGGCTTTTGGCAGAGTGTTGGCGAACAAGTGGATTGGCTTTGGAATCATTTAGAATGGGATCTCGGCGGCAACCATTTGCTCGAAAACTTGCGGGCTTTAGCGATCGCGCACATGGCATTGGAGAGCGAATCAGCAATCCGTTCCAACAAACTCTACAAATGGATCGATCGAGAATTGTCGAATCAAATCCTGTCGAGTGGTGAGCATTTCGAGCGAACGCCGACTTACCACGCGATCATGACACTCGCGGTCCAAGAGATCGCGGATTCCTTACAGCAACTCGCTGTAGGGGATCTCGCTGAGAGTTCCCAAAGCACCGCCAAGCAAATGGCTGAATTTCTCCAAGCCATCCTTCATCCTGACGGGCAAATCCCTCTGCTTGGCGATTCTGTATTCGAAGAAACTCCGAATCCGCGAATCCTTTGCAGCGACATATTCCATTCGGTAGGGGAAGTCGCAGAGACTTCCCAGTACGCAGCATCTGAACTCTCTGCGAGTCCAGCTACCAATGACGACTACTGGGTTTGGCGATCTTCAGACCAGCAAGATTTTCTGTTGTTTGATGTTGGCGCGGTAGCATGCGACCATCTGCCTGCTCACGGCCATGCCGACCTACTTGGTATCGAAGCATCGGTCGCAGGTCACCGGTTCCTCGTCGACACCGGGACGTATGACTACGAAGATACCCCTCTGCGTCAGGCGTCCCGATCGACTTTGTCCCACAACACGGTGACGATCGATGGCGAGGATCAGTGCGACGTTTGGTCACGATTTCGCATGGGCCGACGCGGACACGTTCGATGGAAGAAAACAGGTCGTGTGGAATTAGCGGAAGGCCATCAAGCCAAATGGTGCATGGCCGCCCATGATGCCTACAAATTCCTCGGCATCACCGAGACGGTTCGAGCGGTAATTGCCATCGAAAATCATGATCGCGGAACCAATTGGTTGATCGCCGATTGGTTCATTGGCCGTGGTATACACGACCTGGTCTCAACGCTACAAATCGAGCCCGATTGGAAAGCGACGATTCAAATCAGCGGTGACGTGATTTGCGAGCATCCTGGGCTGGATTTCAAGCCACAGATTCGAATGTTGACTGCCGGAGAATTGACAATTGAACCAGGCGTCTATTGTCCTGATTTTGGGGTTGCTTTACCCAATGAATCGATCGTGGCGGAAACCAATTGCGTAGAACGAGAGCCAATCGGTTGGCTGATAAGTCCTGATGGTAGCAACCCCGGATTAGAGATTTCTCTCGCCGACGATCATCTCGTCGTCACCCATGCCAACGATTCGCATGAAATCCTTCGAATCTCAATCTCATAG
- a CDS encoding glycosyltransferase family A protein: MNQNLDRMENGTKPIAPAIVVCAFDRPSSLTRLLKSLAEAEYRGYTPTLHISVDFSGTSKNEATIEIAKRFQWKHGECVVDIKTENLGLKKHVLSCGDLSAKYGSVIVLEDDLFVSPCFYLFAHQCVQEFGNHPRIAGISLHRHRSNFNLNLPFDAADDGSDVFFMRVAQSWGQLWTHSQWKSFRHWLDANPDAGNSAQLQPTVRGWGAKSWLKLFMAYLIENDLYMVYPRTSLTTNFSEAGTHVKRKRPLGQVPLMERINTVRFPDSFDRSIRYDEFFERQPESMRRWPLDLPPGDVDLNLYGAKSPDSIRKKFVIAPGDGSSAIASFPLQMRPLELNLLLPELPSVDLPLHLTLASNYKIANPLSYTSPHVCDYFLGHANKRKMLKSFVNAFFEQLASRLRR, from the coding sequence ATGAATCAGAACCTAGACAGAATGGAAAACGGAACGAAGCCGATTGCGCCTGCGATTGTTGTTTGTGCGTTTGATCGGCCAAGTTCGCTTACACGACTTTTAAAGAGCCTCGCTGAGGCCGAGTATCGTGGGTACACACCGACATTGCACATTAGCGTCGATTTCTCTGGCACTTCAAAAAATGAAGCAACGATAGAGATAGCCAAACGGTTTCAATGGAAGCATGGTGAATGCGTTGTCGATATTAAGACGGAGAATCTTGGTTTAAAAAAACATGTGCTTTCCTGTGGAGATCTCTCAGCAAAATACGGTAGCGTTATTGTCCTCGAAGACGACTTGTTTGTATCGCCCTGCTTTTATTTATTCGCTCATCAATGTGTTCAGGAATTTGGAAACCATCCGAGAATTGCGGGGATTTCGTTGCATCGGCATCGCAGTAATTTTAATCTTAACCTGCCATTTGATGCCGCCGATGATGGGTCAGATGTTTTTTTTATGCGAGTCGCTCAGTCATGGGGACAACTTTGGACCCATTCACAGTGGAAAAGTTTTCGACATTGGTTGGACGCGAACCCTGACGCGGGAAATTCAGCTCAACTTCAACCGACAGTACGAGGTTGGGGAGCGAAGTCGTGGCTGAAATTGTTCATGGCATACTTGATAGAGAATGACCTCTATATGGTTTATCCTAGGACGTCTTTGACCACCAATTTTTCAGAAGCGGGGACTCATGTGAAGCGAAAACGGCCATTGGGACAAGTGCCGTTGATGGAACGCATAAATACCGTCCGATTCCCAGACTCATTTGATCGGTCAATTCGATACGATGAGTTTTTTGAGCGACAACCGGAGTCCATGAGACGCTGGCCGCTCGACCTTCCTCCCGGAGACGTCGACCTTAACCTCTACGGAGCCAAGTCGCCCGATTCCATTAGAAAGAAGTTTGTAATCGCTCCTGGCGATGGTAGTTCTGCAATTGCGAGTTTTCCTCTTCAAATGCGCCCATTGGAATTGAATTTACTCTTGCCAGAATTGCCAAGCGTTGATTTGCCACTCCATTTGACTCTAGCTAGTAATTATAAAATCGCGAATCCATTGAGTTATACATCTCCACACGTTTGCGACTATTTTCTCGGTCACGCCAACAAGCGGAAAATGTTGAAATCGTTTGTCAATGCATTTTTCGAACAGTTAGCTAGCAGACTGCGTCGATGA